A stretch of the Candidatus Jettenia sp. AMX2 genome encodes the following:
- a CDS encoding peptidylprolyl isomerase, translated as MRNATIVYLSVLILFLEIVSHKTIFGRETNPRILPGNEPAVITDVNIAAIVNGQKITRQELSDLLIETYGEDALEILIRRTLIYQEAEKRGVSVTRNEVEQRLKKMVNEEVEALMRTNNIKEKADLERELARVGTTYEQFEQKIATKMRKQAEIELLVEKTMADTITITEEELKRVYDQEYGEKIEASQIVYKTRREAEEALRKLRMGADFETLARNESIDRVSAARGGKMQTFSPNDRMGREVANLKIGELSNIIRTDHGFHIIKITNRTAASNKSFQSVKGDLEKIIRDQHYREKLGPWLISLIEKASITKNLN; from the coding sequence ATGAGAAACGCCACGATAGTTTATCTTTCTGTTTTAATTCTTTTTTTAGAAATTGTTTCTCATAAAACAATTTTCGGGAGAGAAACAAACCCGCGCATATTGCCAGGAAATGAGCCTGCGGTTATCACAGATGTTAATATAGCTGCAATTGTTAACGGACAAAAGATAACACGGCAAGAGCTTTCCGACCTGTTAATCGAAACTTACGGGGAGGATGCCTTGGAGATTCTTATCAGAAGGACCTTGATATATCAGGAAGCAGAAAAGAGAGGGGTTAGTGTTACCCGCAATGAGGTTGAACAAAGGTTAAAAAAGATGGTCAATGAAGAAGTTGAGGCTTTAATGCGGACGAATAACATAAAAGAGAAGGCAGACCTTGAAAGAGAACTCGCCAGGGTTGGTACCACATACGAACAGTTCGAACAAAAAATAGCAACAAAAATGAGAAAACAGGCAGAGATTGAACTCCTTGTAGAAAAGACTATGGCCGACACAATTACTATCACGGAAGAAGAACTGAAAAGGGTGTATGACCAGGAATACGGTGAAAAAATAGAGGCCAGCCAGATTGTCTATAAAACTCGTCGTGAAGCTGAAGAGGCACTGAGAAAATTACGAATGGGGGCTGATTTTGAAACCCTTGCAAGAAATGAATCTATCGATCGGGTATCTGCAGCCAGAGGTGGCAAGATGCAAACTTTTAGCCCAAATGACAGAATGGGAAGAGAAGTAGCAAATCTGAAGATCGGAGAACTAAGCAACATTATCCGGACCGACCACGGATTTCATATCATCAAGATTACAAACAGAACGGCAGCCAGCAATAAAAGTTTCCAGTCCGTTAAAGGGGATCTGGAAAAAATCATCAGGGATCAACATTATAGAGAAAAACTAGGACCCTGGCTCATCAGCCTGATAGAAAAAGCCTCTATCACGAAAAACTTGAATTAA
- a CDS encoding molybdenum cofactor guanylyltransferase has translation MTVIILAGGKSRRMGSNKAFLKYGNKTFIEHQIAKLKTIFSEIIISSNDHNIYEGLNLPVVSDVIPEKGPLSGICAGLLYTKNSHVFVIACDMPFVCENAIMYLKEYTGKYDVVVPQTEYGLEPMHAFYSKKCIQPMYRHIKEGKLRIIDFFSEVNVKVVDKKEFKNLGAIEHPLLNLNTPDEYKKYIT, from the coding sequence GTGACTGTGATTATCCTGGCAGGTGGGAAAAGCCGGAGGATGGGATCTAATAAGGCTTTTCTTAAATATGGAAATAAAACATTTATTGAGCATCAAATAGCGAAATTAAAGACGATTTTTTCCGAGATTATTATTTCTTCAAATGATCATAATATCTATGAAGGTCTGAATTTACCTGTTGTGTCTGATGTTATCCCGGAGAAGGGGCCACTGAGTGGTATTTGTGCAGGATTACTCTATACAAAAAATTCTCATGTCTTTGTGATTGCCTGTGATATGCCTTTTGTCTGCGAAAATGCGATCATGTATCTGAAAGAATATACCGGTAAGTATGACGTTGTAGTACCACAGACGGAATATGGCTTGGAACCTATGCATGCTTTTTATTCAAAAAAATGCATTCAGCCGATGTATCGCCATATCAAAGAAGGTAAATTGCGAATTATTGATTTTTTTTCTGAGGTCAATGTAAAGGTTGTTGATAAGAAAGAATTCAAGAATCTGGGCGCGATTGAACACCCTCTTCTTAATCTGAACACCCCCGATGAATATAAGAAATATATTACATAA
- a CDS encoding tetratricopeptide repeat protein → MKKVVKVIIIPLISLIALITIGYNVTFGWENPYKFEKQEKRFQDSALRHFKITLDNNFTTLERKASNLEAANQNLQEKVSAISSEKDKLSRAYAQLQAKQSALENEHNSLKRKTASLEVAYKRLEVAYNKLLKEKTQIVKRPVGSASAVTTQKTQTSTRSTTQKTAEKKPSVAEMNKGSVSPEPQAPLQKPTVSPAQVTMVSEEQRRETVRQPERTVSELDITKINERGIEYGKRGMYDEAIKEFQKVAALEPNTPNVYYNLGLAYRKKGMKAEAEKAFAEYERLKGHLN, encoded by the coding sequence ATGAAAAAGGTTGTTAAAGTTATAATAATTCCTTTGATCTCATTGATTGCATTGATAACAATAGGGTATAATGTAACTTTTGGTTGGGAAAATCCGTATAAATTTGAAAAACAGGAAAAGAGATTTCAGGATAGTGCTTTGAGGCACTTTAAAATAACACTGGACAATAACTTTACCACGCTGGAACGAAAAGCATCCAACCTTGAAGCAGCAAATCAAAACCTTCAGGAAAAAGTCAGCGCCATTTCATCTGAAAAAGACAAATTATCCAGAGCCTATGCTCAACTTCAGGCAAAACAATCAGCGCTGGAAAACGAACATAACAGCTTGAAGAGAAAGACCGCATCGCTGGAAGTCGCTTATAAAAGACTGGAGGTCGCTTATAATAAGTTATTAAAAGAAAAAACACAGATAGTAAAAAGACCCGTAGGTTCAGCATCAGCAGTAACAACACAGAAAACCCAGACCAGTACGAGAAGTACAACTCAAAAAACAGCAGAGAAAAAACCCTCAGTTGCGGAAATGAACAAGGGTTCTGTTTCACCGGAACCTCAAGCCCCTCTTCAAAAGCCAACAGTATCTCCTGCGCAGGTAACCATGGTATCCGAAGAACAAAGACGAGAGACAGTCCGTCAGCCAGAGAGAACGGTTAGTGAGTTGGATATAACAAAAATTAATGAGAGAGGCATAGAATATGGTAAAAGGGGTATGTACGACGAAGCAATAAAAGAATTTCAGAAGGTTGCTGCGCTGGAACCAAACACGCCGAATGTTTATTATAACTTAGGTCTTGCGTATAGAAAGAAAGGAATGAAGGCAGAGGCAGAAAAAGCATTTGCAGAATACGAGCGCCTTAAAGGCCATCTTAATTAA
- a CDS encoding TraR/DksA C4-type zinc finger protein: MKEEFAQYKKLLLVLRERLVGKVDSMHGEALKRSRQDASGDLSNVPIHMADVGTDNYERDLMIELIQSGEQSLRDIDTALEKIEEGSYGICEMCSKKINKERLKALPHAKLCIDCQREEEIG; this comes from the coding sequence ATGAAAGAAGAATTTGCACAATATAAAAAGCTTCTTTTAGTATTAAGAGAGAGGCTGGTAGGCAAGGTTGATTCAATGCATGGAGAAGCCTTGAAAAGGTCCAGGCAGGATGCATCAGGTGATTTATCGAATGTGCCAATTCATATGGCGGATGTAGGTACCGACAATTACGAAAGAGATCTTATGATTGAACTCATACAATCCGGTGAACAAAGTTTACGCGATATAGATACCGCTCTTGAGAAAATCGAAGAAGGTAGTTATGGTATTTGTGAAATGTGCTCAAAAAAAATAAACAAGGAGCGATTAAAAGCCCTTCCTCATGCAAAACTTTGCATCGATTGTCAGAGAGAGGAAGAAATAGGGTAA
- the lspA gene encoding signal peptidase II, producing the protein MKNIPAFLGITLGGVAVDLLSKWIVFSQIDKFEKVTLIPRLLNILRSENEGIIFGIFPGRTNAFIFFSALAIIIILCLYFWSEETTFIPNIALGFILGGAIGNLWDRIWYGHVRDFIDFHIGNKYHWPTFNVADSLICVGISIMIFSSFFMEKPK; encoded by the coding sequence ATGAAAAATATACCTGCATTTCTTGGTATTACTCTGGGCGGTGTTGCCGTTGATCTTTTATCTAAATGGATTGTTTTCTCACAAATAGATAAATTTGAAAAAGTAACTTTAATTCCAAGATTATTGAATATATTGCGCAGTGAAAATGAGGGTATTATTTTTGGAATATTTCCTGGCAGAACTAATGCATTTATCTTTTTTTCAGCTCTGGCAATTATCATAATTTTATGTCTTTATTTTTGGTCAGAAGAAACAACTTTTATACCGAATATTGCATTAGGGTTTATACTTGGGGGAGCAATCGGAAATCTGTGGGATCGGATATGGTATGGTCATGTAAGGGATTTTATAGATTTTCATATTGGTAATAAATATCACTGGCCTACTTTTAACGTAGCCGACAGTCTGATTTGTGTTGGTATTTCTATTATGATCTTTAGTTCTTTTTTCATGGAAAAACCAAAATAA
- the ilvE gene encoding branched-chain-amino-acid transaminase, with protein sequence MGLKIYISGQIVPEEDAKISVFDHGLLYGDGVFEGIRAYNGKLFTLDQHLDRLYDSATAISLQIPLTKEEMANAIKKTLEANNLKDSYIRLIVTRGVGKLGLDPNKCSAPQVIIIADTIELYSKALYENGLNIITVPTIRNHFSALDPKIKSLNYLNNILAKLEAIQAGAGEALMLNKDGYVAECAGDNIFIVKNNALLTPPESAGILIGITRNTVMKLATEMGILVKEEFMTRYDLYIAEECFLTGTAAEIIPVVKIDGRTIGTGKPGKTTLDLLKGYQHLTQNSE encoded by the coding sequence ATGGGATTAAAAATTTATATAAGTGGTCAAATAGTTCCAGAGGAAGATGCCAAGATATCTGTCTTTGACCATGGCTTACTCTATGGTGACGGAGTATTCGAGGGTATACGCGCGTATAACGGAAAACTATTCACCCTAGATCAGCATCTTGACAGATTGTATGATTCAGCAACTGCTATTTCTCTTCAAATTCCGTTAACAAAAGAAGAAATGGCTAATGCCATAAAAAAAACTCTAGAGGCAAATAATCTAAAGGATTCCTATATCCGCCTTATTGTTACCAGAGGAGTTGGAAAACTCGGACTTGATCCCAACAAGTGTTCAGCACCGCAGGTCATTATTATTGCGGACACCATTGAACTGTACTCAAAAGCCCTCTATGAAAATGGGTTGAATATTATAACAGTACCAACAATAAGAAACCATTTTTCTGCCCTTGATCCTAAAATAAAGTCCCTGAATTATCTGAATAATATTCTTGCAAAATTAGAAGCAATACAAGCAGGGGCAGGTGAAGCACTCATGCTTAATAAGGATGGATACGTGGCTGAATGTGCGGGAGATAATATCTTTATTGTTAAAAACAATGCCCTCTTAACACCTCCGGAAAGCGCCGGAATACTCATTGGAATCACAAGGAATACCGTAATGAAACTGGCAACTGAAATGGGAATACTGGTGAAAGAAGAATTCATGACACGATATGACCTGTATATTGCCGAAGAATGTTTTTTAACAGGAACTGCCGCAGAAATTATTCCTGTTGTCAAGATTGATGGAAGGACTATCGGTACCGGTAAACCAGGTAAGACCACATTGGATTTACTGAAAGGATATCAGCATCTGACTCAGAATAGTGAATAG
- a CDS encoding ABC transporter ATP-binding protein, translating into MGSNSLLQTINIFKEYKNGERTLPVLQGINISIEKGEIVVIIGASGAGKSTLLHIMGILDTPTAGSVIYRGTDLTRLNARKQAEVRNRTFGFVFQFYHLLPDFTALENTLLPVFIGTNFLSKKSTNGNYKKAAISLLQRVGLGDRLTHKPSQLSGGERQRVAIVRALINNPELLLCDEPTGNLDTKTGLEILELILELNKTLHQTLVIVTHDEEIAKHAGRIIRITDGRILE; encoded by the coding sequence ATGGGAAGTAATAGTTTATTACAAACCATCAATATATTTAAAGAATACAAAAATGGCGAGCGGACACTGCCTGTGTTGCAGGGAATAAATATATCTATTGAGAAGGGGGAAATTGTAGTAATTATCGGGGCATCGGGGGCAGGGAAAAGCACCCTGCTTCATATCATGGGGATACTGGATACCCCTACCGCCGGTTCTGTAATATACAGAGGAACAGATCTGACCAGATTAAACGCACGAAAACAAGCAGAGGTAAGAAACAGAACATTTGGATTTGTATTTCAGTTTTATCATCTTCTCCCTGATTTTACTGCTTTAGAAAATACCTTGCTGCCAGTCTTCATTGGAACTAATTTTTTGAGCAAAAAATCAACAAACGGGAATTATAAAAAGGCAGCAATCTCTTTACTCCAAAGAGTCGGATTGGGCGACAGACTAACTCACAAACCATCTCAACTCTCCGGAGGTGAACGACAGCGGGTCGCAATTGTCCGGGCATTAATTAATAATCCCGAATTACTCTTGTGTGATGAACCTACAGGTAACCTGGATACAAAGACAGGTCTTGAAATCCTCGAATTGATCCTGGAACTCAATAAAACCTTACATCAAACGCTTGTAATCGTAACGCATGATGAAGAAATAGCGAAACATGCCGGACGTATTATCAGAATTACCGATGGACGTATTCTGGAATGA
- a CDS encoding S8 family serine peptidase: MVIVVFLVTGIMGASFAQQNIITKEVVRTFEKQKWATDEIIVKFKADVSQGEINLANRSQRCSVLSKSNRGKFMCLRIPKNKTAKEMVDIYKRSPKVAYAEPNFIASALWAPNDPIYSYQWHLYNSEYKGINMESAWDIHKGDSNPKVIVAVLDTGVAYENYGIFKQAPDLAQTSFVAGYDFVNNTTHPNDDEGHGTHVAGTIAQSTHNSLGVAGVAFNASIMPVKVLNKDGLGTYANIAEGIYFATDNGAQVINMSFGSTSESKTLENALAYAYGKGITIVCAAGNQGRTGNDEDDPPVYPAAYNAYCIAVGATRYDEKRSYYSNRGSYIDITAPGGDLYVDQNKDGYGDGVLQQTFGNNMASFAYYFYQGTSMACSHVAGVAALLISHGITGPDTIRLALETTAKDKGPSGWDREYGWGIVDAAAALDYSITPIHDLAISSISVPAQVFQGDIVPIIVNVTNQGDFAESSTVTLVDITDDKMIDEQSVILSSGETEEMVFNWDATDASLGGHTLKAEVCTVSGETNTSNNSMTATVTIQAKPVSLAMHIAKISMRLRKKGSHYRAIADVTIVDQSKNPVAGAMVTGDWVLSDGKIDTNINTASNKTNCSGIARLSSARVKAKSGNTFELTIKNVARDGYWFDSDSNVKSSGSIVVP; the protein is encoded by the coding sequence ATGGTAATAGTTGTTTTTCTGGTAACAGGTATTATGGGTGCAAGCTTTGCCCAACAGAATATTATCACAAAAGAAGTGGTGAGGACGTTTGAGAAACAAAAGTGGGCAACAGATGAAATCATTGTGAAATTTAAAGCGGATGTTTCTCAGGGTGAGATTAACCTGGCAAACCGTTCACAAAGGTGTTCAGTCCTCTCAAAAAGCAACCGCGGGAAATTTATGTGTCTTCGGATACCGAAAAATAAAACCGCGAAGGAGATGGTTGATATTTATAAAAGAAGCCCTAAGGTAGCGTATGCAGAACCAAATTTCATAGCCTCTGCACTATGGGCACCTAACGACCCTATTTATTCCTATCAGTGGCACCTGTACAACTCTGAATATAAAGGTATTAATATGGAATCTGCCTGGGATATTCATAAAGGAGATTCTAATCCCAAAGTTATTGTGGCAGTACTTGATACAGGTGTGGCTTATGAAAATTATGGGATATTTAAACAAGCCCCCGATCTTGCCCAGACCTCTTTTGTTGCGGGATACGATTTTGTTAATAATACTACTCATCCGAATGATGATGAAGGTCATGGTACCCATGTAGCCGGGACGATAGCTCAGAGCACCCATAATAGTCTGGGAGTAGCCGGTGTCGCCTTTAATGCATCAATAATGCCGGTAAAGGTATTGAACAAAGATGGTTTGGGTACCTATGCAAATATTGCTGAAGGTATTTATTTTGCCACCGATAATGGCGCACAGGTAATTAATATGAGCTTTGGCAGCACGAGCGAGTCTAAGACCCTGGAGAATGCTTTAGCCTATGCTTATGGAAAAGGTATAACTATTGTATGTGCTGCCGGAAATCAAGGCAGGACAGGTAATGACGAAGATGACCCTCCAGTATATCCTGCTGCCTATAATGCATATTGTATTGCAGTCGGTGCTACAAGGTATGATGAAAAAAGATCTTATTATTCCAATAGAGGGAGTTACATAGATATTACAGCTCCAGGCGGGGATTTATACGTTGATCAGAACAAAGATGGGTATGGCGACGGTGTCCTTCAACAGACCTTTGGGAATAACATGGCAAGTTTTGCCTATTATTTTTACCAGGGTACGTCTATGGCTTGTTCCCACGTTGCGGGCGTTGCCGCGCTGTTGATTTCTCATGGTATTACCGGTCCGGATACTATAAGATTGGCTTTGGAGACAACAGCCAAAGATAAAGGGCCTTCGGGTTGGGATAGGGAATATGGCTGGGGTATAGTGGATGCGGCTGCAGCCCTTGACTATTCAATAACTCCTATCCATGATTTAGCTATTTCCAGTATATCAGTACCAGCACAGGTTTTTCAGGGAGACATTGTTCCTATAATAGTAAATGTTACAAATCAGGGTGATTTTGCAGAATCATCAACAGTTACCCTGGTTGATATCACTGATGATAAAATGATAGACGAGCAATCTGTTATCTTGTCGAGTGGGGAAACAGAAGAAATGGTATTTAATTGGGATGCAACAGATGCATCCTTAGGTGGACATACACTTAAAGCAGAAGTATGCACTGTATCGGGAGAAACTAATACAAGCAACAATTCCATGACTGCCACTGTTACAATACAGGCAAAACCTGTTAGTTTGGCAATGCATATAGCAAAAATTTCTATGAGGCTGCGGAAAAAAGGTTCACACTACAGGGCAATAGCTGATGTAACTATTGTAGATCAAAGTAAGAATCCCGTTGCCGGAGCCATGGTAACGGGAGATTGGGTCTTAAGTGACGGTAAGATCGATACGAACATAAATACAGCTTCTAATAAAACAAACTGCTCCGGGATAGCTAGATTGAGTTCGGCTCGGGTTAAGGCTAAATCCGGAAACACCTTTGAATTAACAATCAAAAACGTTGCAAGGGATGGGTACTGGTTCGATTCTGACAGTAATGTAAAATCAAGTGGTTCAATCGTAGTACCCTAA
- a CDS encoding ribonuclease HI family protein — MKNIPPNELLLLMFKYIDKEKLYKENPGITERMIDSLIQNISCRAKGKGIEDTNVSHSATPHPKEGGFTHLIVHTDGASRGNPGEAGIGIVVFNKNYQIIEEICKYIGKSTNNVAEYQAMILAAQKAIDYNAKKVTFKTDSELLVRQLKGMYQVKSTNILPLYHKLIALLKKIPVWEIQHVRREENVGADALANQGIDSRT; from the coding sequence ATGAAGAACATACCTCCCAATGAATTATTATTGCTCATGTTTAAATACATCGATAAGGAAAAATTATATAAAGAAAATCCGGGGATAACAGAAAGGATGATTGATTCACTCATTCAAAATATCTCTTGCCGTGCGAAGGGAAAAGGGATTGAAGATACCAATGTATCTCATTCAGCTACACCTCATCCAAAAGAAGGCGGATTCACCCATCTCATCGTTCATACCGATGGTGCATCAAGGGGAAATCCGGGGGAGGCGGGTATCGGCATCGTTGTATTCAATAAAAATTATCAAATTATTGAAGAGATATGCAAATATATTGGCAAATCGACCAATAATGTTGCTGAATATCAGGCCATGATACTTGCGGCCCAGAAGGCCATCGACTATAATGCTAAAAAAGTAACCTTTAAAACGGACAGCGAACTCCTTGTAAGGCAGCTTAAAGGTATGTATCAGGTAAAGAGCACAAACATATTACCTCTCTATCATAAACTCATAGCGCTTCTCAAGAAGATACCTGTATGGGAAATTCAGCATGTGCGCAGAGAGGAAAACGTCGGTGCCGATGCATTGGCAAACCAGGGAATTGATTCCCGGACATAG
- a CDS encoding ABC transporter substrate-binding protein/permease: protein MNDKRSITRIILFLLICLLITYFSSLKVFAHQNTLEKIKATGTLVWGFDAEGGAPYVFYDPAHPSGLIGFEVDLVHAIAREMGVKVQYFQNAWDSILLALQRGDFDIAMNGVEITPEREHGVLFSRPYFVYAEQIVVRASEVRINSLEDLRGKKVGTLYNTVAKKMLDATEGIKVNTYSGQVEPFKDLLSSRIDAVFVDLPIASYYVMSNPQLRFGGDPVGEGYYGIAVRKEDTALVEELNRIIERLLRSGELKKIYDRWALWNPMQERLLLHEGLLRKYIENPANVSQRVPLRVTTFLPTLFKGALVTIGISVLSMMLAVTLGLVLAVMRLYGNTWTQRIATAYIEIYRGTPLLIQLYILYYGLPNIGITLNAFTAAILGLGMNYAAYEAEIYRAGIQSIPKGQTEAALSLGMPGRLALRRIILPQAFRITIPPMTNDFVALFKDSSLVSVIAIIELTKSYSMLAAASMNFFTLGIITALLYFGMSYPLSLYARKLEKKLAGKS, encoded by the coding sequence ATGAACGATAAACGTAGTATAACCCGAATTATTTTGTTTTTACTAATTTGTCTTTTGATAACATATTTTTCTAGTTTAAAGGTATTTGCACACCAAAATACCCTTGAAAAGATTAAAGCCACTGGTACATTAGTATGGGGTTTTGATGCAGAAGGGGGAGCGCCCTATGTGTTTTATGACCCTGCGCATCCTTCAGGGCTTATCGGTTTTGAGGTTGATCTGGTGCATGCCATTGCAAGGGAAATGGGAGTAAAGGTGCAGTATTTTCAAAATGCATGGGATAGCATCCTGCTTGCCCTTCAGCGTGGAGATTTTGATATCGCAATGAATGGAGTCGAGATTACACCGGAAAGAGAACACGGTGTATTGTTCAGCAGGCCGTATTTTGTTTATGCAGAACAGATTGTTGTTCGTGCTTCAGAGGTGCGTATCAACAGCCTGGAAGACCTTCGGGGAAAGAAGGTTGGCACCTTGTATAATACAGTAGCTAAAAAAATGCTGGATGCAACAGAAGGCATAAAAGTCAATACGTATAGTGGGCAGGTAGAGCCTTTTAAGGATCTTTTGTCAAGTCGCATTGACGCTGTTTTTGTAGACCTTCCCATTGCATCTTATTATGTCATGTCAAACCCGCAATTGCGCTTTGGAGGTGATCCTGTCGGAGAGGGATATTACGGGATTGCTGTCCGTAAGGAGGATACAGCCCTTGTTGAGGAGCTGAACAGAATTATTGAGAGGTTATTGAGATCCGGTGAATTAAAAAAGATTTATGACCGGTGGGCATTGTGGAACCCGATGCAGGAAAGGCTTCTTTTGCATGAGGGACTCTTACGAAAATACATTGAAAATCCTGCAAACGTTTCCCAAAGGGTGCCCCTTCGTGTAACCACTTTTTTACCTACTTTGTTTAAAGGGGCGCTTGTTACTATAGGAATATCCGTTTTATCCATGATGTTGGCGGTTACTTTAGGTTTAGTATTAGCGGTCATGAGACTCTATGGCAATACATGGACACAAAGGATTGCTACAGCATATATCGAGATTTACCGGGGAACACCGCTTCTTATTCAGTTATATATTTTATACTACGGTTTACCTAATATTGGTATTACCTTAAATGCCTTTACAGCAGCCATTTTGGGACTCGGCATGAACTACGCTGCTTATGAGGCTGAGATTTACCGTGCAGGTATACAATCCATACCAAAAGGTCAAACTGAGGCGGCCCTTTCCCTTGGCATGCCAGGGCGTTTAGCCCTCAGGCGGATCATTCTGCCACAGGCATTCCGTATTACGATACCGCCGATGACGAATGATTTTGTTGCTTTGTTTAAAGACTCGTCATTAGTTTCTGTTATTGCTATTATAGAGCTTACTAAAAGTTATAGTATGCTGGCTGCCGCATCAATGAATTTTTTTACCCTGGGAATTATAACAGCCCTTCTTTATTTTGGTATGAGCTATCCCCTTTCATTATATGCGAGGAAATTAGAAAAGAAATTAGCGGGAAAGAGTTAA
- a CDS encoding amino acid ABC transporter ATP-binding protein, with translation MITIRNLRKRYEQQFLFKGLDLNIEKGSVVTVIGPSGSGKSTLLRCMNGLESFQRGHISFHDQKIYGTDEQNYHKEQERCTLNNIRKRVGMVFQQFNLFPHMTVLQNIREAPVYVLGMNQAEAESHAISLLRKVNLEGKAGSYPGQLSGGEQQRIAIARAMAMNPEALLFDEPTSSLDPEMIDDVLLVIKKLVSEGMTTVIATHEMSFAREISTKVVFLEKGDIVEQGEPQEIFYHPKNDRTKAFLERFRRIISAS, from the coding sequence ATGATCACGATTCGTAATCTCCGAAAAAGGTACGAACAACAATTCCTGTTTAAAGGGTTGGATTTGAACATAGAGAAAGGAAGCGTTGTTACCGTTATCGGACCTTCCGGCAGTGGTAAAAGTACACTCTTACGGTGTATGAATGGCCTGGAATCCTTTCAGAGAGGACACATCTCTTTTCATGATCAAAAGATCTATGGTACGGACGAACAAAATTACCATAAGGAGCAGGAGCGATGTACCCTTAATAATATACGCAAAAGGGTAGGGATGGTCTTTCAGCAGTTTAATCTCTTTCCACACATGACCGTCCTGCAGAATATTAGAGAAGCCCCGGTGTATGTATTGGGAATGAATCAGGCTGAAGCAGAATCACATGCAATATCCCTGCTTCGTAAGGTAAATCTGGAGGGAAAGGCAGGGAGTTATCCCGGGCAATTATCGGGAGGCGAACAGCAGCGCATAGCTATTGCACGTGCCATGGCCATGAACCCGGAAGCGTTGCTCTTTGATGAACCAACATCATCTCTTGATCCAGAAATGATTGATGATGTGCTTCTGGTAATAAAGAAGCTTGTATCAGAGGGAATGACAACGGTGATAGCAACGCATGAGATGAGCTTTGCAAGGGAGATATCCACAAAGGTAGTTTTTCTTGAGAAAGGAGATATTGTTGAACAGGGCGAGCCACAGGAAATCTTTTATCACCCCAAAAATGACAGGACAAAGGCCTTTCTCGAACGCTTCAGGAGGATTATATCAGCTTCCTAA
- the mscL gene encoding large-conductance mechanosensitive channel protein MscL: MNVLKEFKLFAMRGNVLDLAVGIIIGAAFGKIITSLVNDVLMPPIGLLLGGMDFSNLFVNLSDTDYSSRAEALAAGAPTIGYGAFINTIIDFTIVAFAIFMLVRVINKLAQPKPVAVPANTKECPYCISVIPIKATRCSFCTSEVK; the protein is encoded by the coding sequence ATGAATGTTTTAAAAGAATTCAAGTTATTTGCAATGCGGGGCAACGTCCTGGATTTAGCGGTCGGTATTATCATAGGCGCAGCCTTCGGCAAAATTATTACTTCGCTGGTAAATGATGTGCTTATGCCTCCCATAGGGTTACTTCTTGGAGGGATGGATTTCAGCAATCTTTTTGTTAATCTGTCAGATACGGACTATAGCAGCCGTGCAGAAGCGCTGGCAGCAGGGGCGCCGACTATTGGTTACGGGGCTTTTATCAATACCATCATTGATTTTACCATTGTTGCGTTCGCAATTTTTATGCTCGTACGTGTAATAAACAAATTAGCACAGCCAAAACCGGTAGCCGTGCCGGCAAATACAAAAGAATGCCCCTATTGTATCTCTGTCATTCCAATCAAAGCAACCCGTTGTTCGTTTTGCACTTCTGAAGTGAAATGA
- a CDS encoding CU044_2847 family protein, which translates to MSNITKILAPDGSEIYIQYGEEENEKLRAVGVSKEDISGRTKKFMEELPKTIRGYSTMVLNAVQEGITGQIAPEKVTLAFGLQIGGEAGIPFITKGTAQANVTVNIEWNLKKG; encoded by the coding sequence ATGTCAAACATAACCAAAATACTTGCCCCTGATGGATCTGAAATTTATATCCAGTACGGAGAGGAAGAAAACGAAAAACTCCGGGCCGTTGGGGTTAGTAAAGAAGATATTTCTGGAAGGACGAAAAAATTTATGGAAGAGCTGCCCAAGACCATTCGCGGCTATTCAACGATGGTACTGAATGCTGTACAGGAAGGTATAACTGGCCAGATTGCACCCGAAAAAGTAACACTGGCATTTGGCCTGCAGATTGGGGGTGAGGCAGGTATACCCTTCATCACGAAGGGAACCGCACAGGCTAATGTTACAGTAAACATCGAATGGAATTTAAAAAAAGGTTGA